The sequence ACGGGCGTCGCCGGCCGTTCCTCGGGGGTTCGAGCACGATCGAGCGGTAGCGTTGGCGTACGCTGGCGACGCCATGCAAGCGCGCGAGTTCGTACCGGTCAACGTCGCCGTCGTGACGGTCTCCGACACCCGCACCGCCGATGACGATCGCTCCGGCGACACCATCGCGCAGCGCCTCGGCGATGCAGGTCATCGCATCCACTCGCGGACCATCGTGCGCGACGATCGGGAGCGCATCACCGCGCTGCTCACCACCCTGGTCGACGACGCCGACGTCGACGTCGTGATCGCGACCGGCGGCACCGGTGTGACGGCTCGCGACGTCACGCCCGAGGCGCTCGCGCCCCTCGTCGACAAGCCCATCCCCGGCTTCGGCGAGCTGTTCCGCATG is a genomic window of Deltaproteobacteria bacterium containing:
- the moaB gene encoding molybdenum cofactor biosynthesis protein B encodes the protein MQAREFVPVNVAVVTVSDTRTADDDRSGDTIAQRLGDAGHRIHSRTIVRDDRERITALLTTLVDDADVDVVIATGGTGVTARDVTPEALAPLVDKPIPGFGELFRMLSFAQIGTSTIQSRAEAALCRGTYVFLLPGSPRAVTLAMDDILLPQLDNRHRPCNFVELLPRIRSQPS